Below is a window of Stappia sp. DNA.
CGGGCGATCAGGCCGCCCTTGGCAGCATGTCGCCCCGCGCCGACGCGCCGTCTCCGGTCCTCGCCACCGCAGCCGCGCCCGACGCGGCCTCTCTCGATCTGATCGCCTCCGTCACCCACGATCTCGAGCGCATGGACGAGGAAACGCATCTGGCGCTCGACGTCATCGCGGTTACCGCCGAACGCGACGCGGCGCGGATCAAGACGACCGCCGATTCGCTCGGCCTGACGCTTGCCGGCGTGCCGCAGATCCCGGCCGGCTCGGACCTCGGCGGCCCCTTCGTGCCGCTGAGCGGCACCGGCTTCGACGCGCGTCTGCACCGCGCCGAACAGGCGCTCGGCACGCTCGCCCAGATCAAGCAGGCCGCACGCGGCATTCCCTTCGAACGGCCCGTTGCCGGCGCTCCTATTTCTTCCGATTTCGGTCCCCGCCTCGATCCGTTCCTCGGGCGCATGGCGATGCACACCGGAACCGACTTCCGCGCCCCGCGCGGCACGGCGATCCGCGCGCCGGGTCCCGGCACGGTGATCTTCGCCGGCCGCAACGGCGGCTACGGCAAGTCGGTCGAGCTGCGCCATCCCGGCGGCATCGTCACCCGCTTCGCCCACATGAGCCGCATCCTGGTGAAGGAAGGCCAGACCGTCTCCGCCCTGGAGACCATCGGCAGGGTGGGCTCGACGGGGCGCTCCACCGGCCCGCATCTTCACTACGAGGTTCGCATCGACGACCGTCCGGAGGATCCGGGACGTTTTCTCAGGGCCGGCGAAACGCTGAAGCCGCTGCTGGAGCACTGACGAAGCGCACTGGCGTCAAAAGGGGCGCCAGACACTGACACCGTGTCCGAAACGGCGCCACACGGCGCCGTTTTCGCATTTGCGCCCCCGGAAAACCGGCGCAGTTTCCCCCGAGGGTCTCCGCTCGGGCGCGGCTGTCATTCAACTGCAACACTCCTTGCGTACCTCCCGCGGCAAGGAGTACCACGCATGACAGCAATCGAAGTCCGCTCCGTCTGCAAGGCGTTCGAGCGCAACAAACCGGTTCTCAAGGATATCTCGCTGACCATCGGCGACGGCGAGATGGTCGCGCTGATCGGCGCGTCGGGATCGGGCAAGTCCACCCTCATCCGTCTGATTTGCGGGCTGGAGACCATCGACCGCGGCAACGACCGCGCGATCTCGATCTTCGGCCGCACCGTGCAGAGCGACGGCGGGCGCACCGCCGAGGCCCGCCGCATGCGCCGCGATGTCGGCGTCATCTTCCAGCAGTTCAATCTGGTCAGCCGTCTGAGCGTGCTGAAGAACGTGCTCGCCGGGCGGCTTGGCAAGACGCCGGCCTGGCGCGGGACCTTCGGCGCCTTCACCCGCTCCGACAAGATCCGCGCGCTCCAGGCGCTCGAGCGGGTCGGCATCGTCGACTTCGCCCATCGCCGCGCCTCGCGGCTGTCGGGCGGCCAGCAGCAGCGCGCGGCCATCGCCCGGGCCCTGACGCAGGAAGCCCGGCTCATCCTCGCCGACGAGCCCATCGCCTCGCTGGATCCCGCCTCCGCCGACACGGTGATGGAGACGCTGTCGCGCATCAACCGCGAGGACGGCGTCACCGTCGTCGTCTCGCTGCACCAGATCGACCACGCCTTCCGCCATTGCAAGCGCATCATTGCGCTCAAGCACGGCGAGCTCGTCTACGACGGCCCGACGAGCGGCGTCAGCAAGGCGGATCTCGCCGCACTCTACGGCAGCGACTTGCTGTCGGACTCCGACATGACCGAACCGGCCGACGCAGTCGGTGCGGTCGGACATGGGGGCGCGGCCGCGCAAGCCGTCCCCACCGTGGCCGCCAGAGCGGTCCAACACGCGTAACGCCCCGACAGACGGGCGACACAGGTTCGATGCAGGAGAAGTCCATGTTCAAGAAAGTCCTCACGGCGGCGGCGCTTGCGCTG
It encodes the following:
- a CDS encoding M23 family metallopeptidase: MIIARGDHVRSFTVTPWVAGLATGLGLLLAVGYVGATAYLVLRDDILHSSAKQQAEMQLSYEDRIAALRARIDRLTSENVLERRSLEDRLEDVVARQRDLDTRQSRVAAVLQKAADSGIRVAIGGPRPRTKPDGTDPQLALGAVLDGSGIGGEAEPITLVPDLDLRGSQTAVDADPSAAPSTAPVGAPLAAPPAPAGNPGDQAALGSMSPRADAPSPVLATAAAPDAASLDLIASVTHDLERMDEETHLALDVIAVTAERDAARIKTTADSLGLTLAGVPQIPAGSDLGGPFVPLSGTGFDARLHRAEQALGTLAQIKQAARGIPFERPVAGAPISSDFGPRLDPFLGRMAMHTGTDFRAPRGTAIRAPGPGTVIFAGRNGGYGKSVELRHPGGIVTRFAHMSRILVKEGQTVSALETIGRVGSTGRSTGPHLHYEVRIDDRPEDPGRFLRAGETLKPLLEH
- the phnC gene encoding phosphonate ABC transporter ATP-binding protein: MTAIEVRSVCKAFERNKPVLKDISLTIGDGEMVALIGASGSGKSTLIRLICGLETIDRGNDRAISIFGRTVQSDGGRTAEARRMRRDVGVIFQQFNLVSRLSVLKNVLAGRLGKTPAWRGTFGAFTRSDKIRALQALERVGIVDFAHRRASRLSGGQQQRAAIARALTQEARLILADEPIASLDPASADTVMETLSRINREDGVTVVVSLHQIDHAFRHCKRIIALKHGELVYDGPTSGVSKADLAALYGSDLLSDSDMTEPADAVGAVGHGGAAAQAVPTVAARAVQHA